In Aptenodytes patagonicus chromosome 12, bAptPat1.pri.cur, whole genome shotgun sequence, a genomic segment contains:
- the TCOF1 gene encoding treacle protein isoform X1, translating into MAADGRGGRELLALIHQHLLRGGYARAARELQAQIGQKLLPSLSTSLEDIFTHWEKTPSNSRRRKVSDEEAAIPEKIRVPDPVSSSESSEKEEDEKEKAKAANAASLSLATNSGVNVESSEDDDSSSEEETPAGKGAVTVTPPVVSGKAANSLHSPNKPTAPAGKAAVLSAADRTVVSNKQKPNAPAASAAPAKAGQKLPSPGKPGHAATAAAKVGQSKAPVMTKAAESSSSSSSSESEEENETPAAKAPAPKVEPKQAAGAAESSSEESSDETSSEEELATPAVQAKPAAKTVQVNAAPVKSAPAAPVSLKKNAVRQVALAPNQAKPASTTVPGAAKPDDTSESSDSSDSEDEEPPSVTQTKPPPKSSQAVPSPLKPTPAASLSGKAAPAKTLPLSQGKPAPKPAVPKQAKTTPGRTAAPTKPAESTKPVESSDSSGSEEEDLPVPVSQKRLTEQPGPVPNRSQAAKAGLPEKAVGSTLKSQASESGSSDSSDSEEESPVAQTQPPQAVKTNAVPQPTHVKKAPAPAPAPAPPPVDSSDDSSEESDSEEEVVPPSQSLSQQNIKVTKVSSAVAAKANATLPSGKGIKAPAVPPVSRVSESSSSDSSEHDVLAGEAPTPCLKQTVPVGKAPPANTAAPEAASLLGSPTAKSRKPGLQPAQGARLSQATPPTQAEETSGSSSSSDSDKEEPCKQPPKPAGSLQKPAGTQPAHSSSSESSEEEEAASQSLLTGYLGLSKTPTAPQAPKTVPPQPVGKVGQGKAAVTAANSLAKASGKAAPADGSSSDSSDSDTDVDQVAANHKAENNPPPGQEATQASNKEKVAGKTEPGHASLKSSPVKKALAVKENDVAAKGALVTPWSYAAFSIPQSEESSSGSEDEVTTAAKVPAVQTMEGSEEKKKKKKEKKEKKEKKKSSSTADKGVKTSKSKDKENKKQKTSQKRKLPGEDGAVGQPKEKKRKGQANEEVTKKKKKKAAGDLEKLPGSKEKKKSAKKKKTGKEKKKSKKVSSEGEPTADGSAEVHKKKKKKKKTAEPEGL; encoded by the exons ATGGCGGCGGACGGCCGCGGGGGGCGGGAGCTGCTCGCCCTCATCCACCAGCACCTGCTCCGCGGCGGCTACGCCCGGGCGGCCCGCGAGCTGCAGGCGCAGATCGGGCAG AAGTTGCTCCCTTCCCTCTCGACCTCTCTCGAGGACATCTTTACCCACTGGGAAAA AACTCCCTCGAATTCCAGAAGAAGAAAGGTGAGTGATGAGGAGGCAGCCATCCCAGAAAAGATCAGAGTTCCTGATCCCGTGAGCAGCTCTGAGAGCTCAGAGAAAGAAGAGGATGAGAAAGAGAAGGCGAAAGCTGCAAACG CAGCCAGCCTCTCCCTGGCCACGAACTCAGGAGTGAATGTAGAAAGCAGTGAAGACGATGACTCCTCATCAGAAGAGGAGACACCAGCTGGAAAAGGTGCAGTTACG GTGACACCACCTGTGGTGAGTGGCAAAGCTGCCAACTCCCTGCATTCTCCTAacaaacccactgccccagcaggCAAAGCAGCAGTGCTCTCTGCTGCAGACAGAACTGTGGTCTCAAATAAGCAGAAGCCCAACGCGCCAGCTGCGTCTGCAGCTCCGGCCAAGGCTGGGCAGAAACTGCCCAGTCCTGGGAAGCCCGGACATGCTGCCACAGCCGCGGCCAAAGTAGGTCAAAGCAAAGCACCGGTAATGaccaaagcagcagaaagctccagcagcagctcctcatcagagagtgaggaggaaaatGAGACGCCAGCTGCGAAGGCCCCAGCGCCCAAAGTGG AGCCgaagcaggcagctggggccgctgagagcagcagcgagGAATCAAGTGATGAGACATCCTCCGAGGAGGAGCTTGCAACTCCAGCGGTGCAG gcaaaaccagctgCGAAAACAGTGCAGGTTAATGCAGCACCTGTGAAAAGTGCACCTGCTGCTCCAGTGTCCCTCAAGAAGAATGCAGTGAGGCAAGTGGCACTGGCACCAAACCAGGCCAAACCCGCGTCCACAACGGTTCCTGGGGCTGCAAAGCCCGATGACACATCAGAGAGCAGCGACTCATCAGACAGTGAAGATGAGGAACCTCCATCGGTAACCCAA ACAAAGCCACCTCCAAAATCCTCCCAGGCCGTCCCATCCCCACTGAAACCTACACCAGCAGCATCACTCTCTGGCAAAGCAGCTCCAGCAAAAACACTTCCACTGTCCCAAGGGAAGCCAGCACCAAAACCAGCAGTGCCAAAGCAGGCCAAAACCACACCGGGAAGGACTGCTGCTCCCACGAAGCCTGCTGAAAGTACAAAGCCAGTGGAGAGCTCTGACTCCTCAGGCAGTGAAGAGGAGGATCTCCCTGTGCCTGTCAGCCAGAAG agGTTAACAGAACAGCCTGGGCCTGTTCCCAACCGGAGCCAGGCTGCTAAAGCTGGGTTGCCTGAAAAAGCAGTGGGAAGCACCTTGAAAAGCCAGGCCTCAGAAAGTGGGAGCAGTGACTCGTCTGACAGCGAAGAGGAGTCCCCTGTGGCACAGACACAGCCTCCACAAGCTG tgaaaaccAATGCTGTGCCCCAGCCAACACACGTGAAGAAGGCACCAGCTCCAGCACCAGCGCCAGCCCCTCCACCTGTGGACAGCAGCGATGATTCCAGTGAGGAGTCGGATTCAGAGGAAGAAGTAGTCCCCCCTTCACAG AGTCTGTCCCAGCAGAACATCAAAGTAACCAAGGTTTCGAGCGCAGTGGCTGCCAAGGCTAATGCCACACTGCCTTCGGGGAAGGGGATAAAAGCGCCTGCTGTCCCTCCAGTTAGCAGAGTGTCTGAGAGCTCAAGTAGTGATTCCTCGGAGCATGATGTGCTGGCAGGAGAG GCCCCCACTCCTTGCCTAAAGCAAACGGTTCCTGTGGGAAAAGCTCCTCCAGCCAACACTGCCGCCCCGGAGGCTGCTTCGCTCCTGGGAAGTCCCACTGCCAAGTCGAGGAAGCCAggcctgcagccagcacagggCGCCCGGCTGAGCCAGGCCACGCCGCCCACCCAGGCAGAGGAGACCTCGGGCAGTAGCAGTTCCTCAGACAGTGACAAGGAGGAGCCATGCAAGCAGCCCCCCAAACCTG CAGGCTCGCTGCAGAAACCAGCAGGGACCCAGCCAGCCCACAGCTCCTCCTCGGAGtccagtgaggaggaggaggcagcgtcGCAG TCCCTCCTCACAGGCTATCTGGGCCTCTCCAAGACCCCAACAGCACCCCAAGCGCCAAAGACTGTTCCCCCCCAGCCTGTAGGCAAAGTGGGGCAAGGGAAAGCAGCCGTGACTGCTGCAAACTCCCTTGCCAAGGCCTCCGGGAAAGCAGCCCCAGCTGACGGctccagcagtgacagcagcgACTCCGACACAGACGTCGACCAGGTGGCTGCAAACCACAAAGCAG aaaacaacCCCCCTCCAGGGCAGGAAGCCACACAAGCCTCCAACAAAGAGAAGGTGGCAGGAAAAACAGAACCAGGTCATGCCAGCCTCAAATCTTCCCCAGTCAAGAAAGCCCTGGCTGTGAAAGAGAATGATGTTGCAGCAAAAGGGGCACTGGTGACCCCATGGTCCTATGCAGCGTTCTCCATCCCACAATCAGAGGAGTCAAGCTCAGGGAGCGAAGACGAGGTCACCACTGCTGCCAAAGTTCCTGCAGTGCAGACAATGGAAGGgtcagaagagaagaagaagaagaaaaaggagaaaaaagaaaagaaggaaaagaagaaatcttccTCCACGGCAGACAAGGGTGTGAAAACATCTAAGAGCAAagacaaagagaataaaaagcagaaaacatctcAGAAGCGGAAACTGCCAGGAGAGGATGGGGCTGTTGGGCAGCCCAAGGAAAAGAAGCGGAAAGGGCAAGCTAACGAAGAagttaccaaaaagaaaaagaagaaagcagctgGTGACCTGGAGAAGTTGCCAggcagcaaggaaaagaaaaaatcagctaAAA
- the TCOF1 gene encoding treacle protein isoform X3, whose translation MAADGRGGRELLALIHQHLLRGGYARAARELQAQIGQKLLPSLSTSLEDIFTHWEKTPSNSRRRKVSDEEAAIPEKIRVPDPVSSSESSEKEEDEKEKAKAANAASLSLATNSGVNVESSEDDDSSSEEETPAGKGAVTVTPPVVSGKAANSLHSPNKPTAPAGKAAVLSAADRTVVSNKQKPNAPAASAAPAKAGQKLPSPGKPGHAATAAAKVGQSKAPVMTKAAESSSSSSSSESEEENETPAAKAPAPKVEPKQAAGAAESSSEESSDETSSEEELATPAVQAKPAAKTVQVNAAPVKSAPAAPVSLKKNAVRQVALAPNQAKPASTTVPGAAKPDDTSESSDSSDSEDEEPPSVTQTKPPPKSSQAVPSPLKPTPAASLSGKAAPAKTLPLSQGKPAPKPAVPKQAKTTPGRTAAPTKPAESTKPVESSDSSGSEEEDLPVPVSQKRLTEQPGPVPNRSQAAKAGLPEKAVGSTLKSQASESGSSDSSDSEEESPVAQTQPPQAVKTNAVPQPTHVKKAPAPAPAPAPPPVDSSDDSSEESDSEEEVVPPSQSLSQQNIKVTKVSSAVAAKANATLPSGKGIKAPAVPPVSRVSESSSSDSSEHDVLAGEAPTPCLKQTVPVGKAPPANTAAPEAASLLGSPTAKSRKPGLQPAQGARLSQATPPTQAEETSGSSSSSDSDKEEPCKQPPKPAGSLQKPAGTQPAHSSSSESSEEEEAASQSLLTGYLGLSKTPTAPQAPKTVPPQPVGKVGQGKAAVTAANSLAKASGKAAPADGSSSDSSDSDTDVDQVAANHKAENNPPPGQEATQASNKEKVAGKTEPGHASLKSSPVKKALAVKENDVAAKGALVTPWSYAAFSIPQSEESSSGSEDEVTTAAKVPAVQTMEGSEEKKKKKKEKKEKKEKKKSSSTADKGVKTSKSKDKENKKQKTSQKRKLPGEDGAVGQPKEKKRKGQANEEVTKKKKKKAAGDLEKLPGSKEKKKSAKKKKTGKEKKKSKKVSSEGEPTADGSAEVHKKKKKKKTAEPEGL comes from the exons ATGGCGGCGGACGGCCGCGGGGGGCGGGAGCTGCTCGCCCTCATCCACCAGCACCTGCTCCGCGGCGGCTACGCCCGGGCGGCCCGCGAGCTGCAGGCGCAGATCGGGCAG AAGTTGCTCCCTTCCCTCTCGACCTCTCTCGAGGACATCTTTACCCACTGGGAAAA AACTCCCTCGAATTCCAGAAGAAGAAAGGTGAGTGATGAGGAGGCAGCCATCCCAGAAAAGATCAGAGTTCCTGATCCCGTGAGCAGCTCTGAGAGCTCAGAGAAAGAAGAGGATGAGAAAGAGAAGGCGAAAGCTGCAAACG CAGCCAGCCTCTCCCTGGCCACGAACTCAGGAGTGAATGTAGAAAGCAGTGAAGACGATGACTCCTCATCAGAAGAGGAGACACCAGCTGGAAAAGGTGCAGTTACG GTGACACCACCTGTGGTGAGTGGCAAAGCTGCCAACTCCCTGCATTCTCCTAacaaacccactgccccagcaggCAAAGCAGCAGTGCTCTCTGCTGCAGACAGAACTGTGGTCTCAAATAAGCAGAAGCCCAACGCGCCAGCTGCGTCTGCAGCTCCGGCCAAGGCTGGGCAGAAACTGCCCAGTCCTGGGAAGCCCGGACATGCTGCCACAGCCGCGGCCAAAGTAGGTCAAAGCAAAGCACCGGTAATGaccaaagcagcagaaagctccagcagcagctcctcatcagagagtgaggaggaaaatGAGACGCCAGCTGCGAAGGCCCCAGCGCCCAAAGTGG AGCCgaagcaggcagctggggccgctgagagcagcagcgagGAATCAAGTGATGAGACATCCTCCGAGGAGGAGCTTGCAACTCCAGCGGTGCAG gcaaaaccagctgCGAAAACAGTGCAGGTTAATGCAGCACCTGTGAAAAGTGCACCTGCTGCTCCAGTGTCCCTCAAGAAGAATGCAGTGAGGCAAGTGGCACTGGCACCAAACCAGGCCAAACCCGCGTCCACAACGGTTCCTGGGGCTGCAAAGCCCGATGACACATCAGAGAGCAGCGACTCATCAGACAGTGAAGATGAGGAACCTCCATCGGTAACCCAA ACAAAGCCACCTCCAAAATCCTCCCAGGCCGTCCCATCCCCACTGAAACCTACACCAGCAGCATCACTCTCTGGCAAAGCAGCTCCAGCAAAAACACTTCCACTGTCCCAAGGGAAGCCAGCACCAAAACCAGCAGTGCCAAAGCAGGCCAAAACCACACCGGGAAGGACTGCTGCTCCCACGAAGCCTGCTGAAAGTACAAAGCCAGTGGAGAGCTCTGACTCCTCAGGCAGTGAAGAGGAGGATCTCCCTGTGCCTGTCAGCCAGAAG agGTTAACAGAACAGCCTGGGCCTGTTCCCAACCGGAGCCAGGCTGCTAAAGCTGGGTTGCCTGAAAAAGCAGTGGGAAGCACCTTGAAAAGCCAGGCCTCAGAAAGTGGGAGCAGTGACTCGTCTGACAGCGAAGAGGAGTCCCCTGTGGCACAGACACAGCCTCCACAAGCTG tgaaaaccAATGCTGTGCCCCAGCCAACACACGTGAAGAAGGCACCAGCTCCAGCACCAGCGCCAGCCCCTCCACCTGTGGACAGCAGCGATGATTCCAGTGAGGAGTCGGATTCAGAGGAAGAAGTAGTCCCCCCTTCACAG AGTCTGTCCCAGCAGAACATCAAAGTAACCAAGGTTTCGAGCGCAGTGGCTGCCAAGGCTAATGCCACACTGCCTTCGGGGAAGGGGATAAAAGCGCCTGCTGTCCCTCCAGTTAGCAGAGTGTCTGAGAGCTCAAGTAGTGATTCCTCGGAGCATGATGTGCTGGCAGGAGAG GCCCCCACTCCTTGCCTAAAGCAAACGGTTCCTGTGGGAAAAGCTCCTCCAGCCAACACTGCCGCCCCGGAGGCTGCTTCGCTCCTGGGAAGTCCCACTGCCAAGTCGAGGAAGCCAggcctgcagccagcacagggCGCCCGGCTGAGCCAGGCCACGCCGCCCACCCAGGCAGAGGAGACCTCGGGCAGTAGCAGTTCCTCAGACAGTGACAAGGAGGAGCCATGCAAGCAGCCCCCCAAACCTG CAGGCTCGCTGCAGAAACCAGCAGGGACCCAGCCAGCCCACAGCTCCTCCTCGGAGtccagtgaggaggaggaggcagcgtcGCAG TCCCTCCTCACAGGCTATCTGGGCCTCTCCAAGACCCCAACAGCACCCCAAGCGCCAAAGACTGTTCCCCCCCAGCCTGTAGGCAAAGTGGGGCAAGGGAAAGCAGCCGTGACTGCTGCAAACTCCCTTGCCAAGGCCTCCGGGAAAGCAGCCCCAGCTGACGGctccagcagtgacagcagcgACTCCGACACAGACGTCGACCAGGTGGCTGCAAACCACAAAGCAG aaaacaacCCCCCTCCAGGGCAGGAAGCCACACAAGCCTCCAACAAAGAGAAGGTGGCAGGAAAAACAGAACCAGGTCATGCCAGCCTCAAATCTTCCCCAGTCAAGAAAGCCCTGGCTGTGAAAGAGAATGATGTTGCAGCAAAAGGGGCACTGGTGACCCCATGGTCCTATGCAGCGTTCTCCATCCCACAATCAGAGGAGTCAAGCTCAGGGAGCGAAGACGAGGTCACCACTGCTGCCAAAGTTCCTGCAGTGCAGACAATGGAAGGgtcagaagagaagaagaagaagaaaaaggagaaaaaagaaaagaaggaaaagaagaaatcttccTCCACGGCAGACAAGGGTGTGAAAACATCTAAGAGCAAagacaaagagaataaaaagcagaaaacatctcAGAAGCGGAAACTGCCAGGAGAGGATGGGGCTGTTGGGCAGCCCAAGGAAAAGAAGCGGAAAGGGCAAGCTAACGAAGAagttaccaaaaagaaaaagaagaaagcagctgGTGACCTGGAGAAGTTGCCAggcagcaaggaaaagaaaaaatcagctaAAA
- the TCOF1 gene encoding treacle protein isoform X2: MAADGRGGRELLALIHQHLLRGGYARAARELQAQIGQKLLPSLSTSLEDIFTHWEKTPSNSRRRKVSDEEAAIPEKIRVPDPVSSSESSEKEEDEKEKAKAANAASLSLATNSGVNVESSEDDDSSSEEETPAGKGAVTVTPPVVSGKAANSLHSPNKPTAPAGKAAVLSAADRTVVSNKQKPNAPAASAAPAKAGQKLPSPGKPGHAATAAAKVGQSKAPVMTKAAESSSSSSSSESEEENETPAAKAPAPKVEPKQAAGAAESSSEESSDETSSEEELATPAVQAKPAAKTVQVNAAPVKSAPAAPVSLKKNAVRQVALAPNQAKPASTTVPGAAKPDDTSESSDSSDSEDEEPPSVTQTKPPPKSSQAVPSPLKPTPAASLSGKAAPAKTLPLSQGKPAPKPAVPKQAKTTPGRTAAPTKPAESTKPVESSDSSGSEEEDLPVPVSQKRLTEQPGPVPNRSQAAKAGLPEKAVGSTLKSQASESGSSDSSDSEEESPVAQTQPPQAVKTNAVPQPTHVKKAPAPAPAPAPPPVDSSDDSSEESDSEEEVVPPSQSLSQQNIKVTKVSSAVAAKANATLPSGKGIKAPAVPPVSRVSESSSSDSSEHDVLAGEAPTPCLKQTVPVGKAPPANTAAPEAASLLGSPTAKSRKPGLQPAQGARLSQATPPTQAEETSGSSSSSDSDKEEPCKQPPKPGSLQKPAGTQPAHSSSSESSEEEEAASQSLLTGYLGLSKTPTAPQAPKTVPPQPVGKVGQGKAAVTAANSLAKASGKAAPADGSSSDSSDSDTDVDQVAANHKAENNPPPGQEATQASNKEKVAGKTEPGHASLKSSPVKKALAVKENDVAAKGALVTPWSYAAFSIPQSEESSSGSEDEVTTAAKVPAVQTMEGSEEKKKKKKEKKEKKEKKKSSSTADKGVKTSKSKDKENKKQKTSQKRKLPGEDGAVGQPKEKKRKGQANEEVTKKKKKKAAGDLEKLPGSKEKKKSAKKKKTGKEKKKSKKVSSEGEPTADGSAEVHKKKKKKKKTAEPEGL, from the exons ATGGCGGCGGACGGCCGCGGGGGGCGGGAGCTGCTCGCCCTCATCCACCAGCACCTGCTCCGCGGCGGCTACGCCCGGGCGGCCCGCGAGCTGCAGGCGCAGATCGGGCAG AAGTTGCTCCCTTCCCTCTCGACCTCTCTCGAGGACATCTTTACCCACTGGGAAAA AACTCCCTCGAATTCCAGAAGAAGAAAGGTGAGTGATGAGGAGGCAGCCATCCCAGAAAAGATCAGAGTTCCTGATCCCGTGAGCAGCTCTGAGAGCTCAGAGAAAGAAGAGGATGAGAAAGAGAAGGCGAAAGCTGCAAACG CAGCCAGCCTCTCCCTGGCCACGAACTCAGGAGTGAATGTAGAAAGCAGTGAAGACGATGACTCCTCATCAGAAGAGGAGACACCAGCTGGAAAAGGTGCAGTTACG GTGACACCACCTGTGGTGAGTGGCAAAGCTGCCAACTCCCTGCATTCTCCTAacaaacccactgccccagcaggCAAAGCAGCAGTGCTCTCTGCTGCAGACAGAACTGTGGTCTCAAATAAGCAGAAGCCCAACGCGCCAGCTGCGTCTGCAGCTCCGGCCAAGGCTGGGCAGAAACTGCCCAGTCCTGGGAAGCCCGGACATGCTGCCACAGCCGCGGCCAAAGTAGGTCAAAGCAAAGCACCGGTAATGaccaaagcagcagaaagctccagcagcagctcctcatcagagagtgaggaggaaaatGAGACGCCAGCTGCGAAGGCCCCAGCGCCCAAAGTGG AGCCgaagcaggcagctggggccgctgagagcagcagcgagGAATCAAGTGATGAGACATCCTCCGAGGAGGAGCTTGCAACTCCAGCGGTGCAG gcaaaaccagctgCGAAAACAGTGCAGGTTAATGCAGCACCTGTGAAAAGTGCACCTGCTGCTCCAGTGTCCCTCAAGAAGAATGCAGTGAGGCAAGTGGCACTGGCACCAAACCAGGCCAAACCCGCGTCCACAACGGTTCCTGGGGCTGCAAAGCCCGATGACACATCAGAGAGCAGCGACTCATCAGACAGTGAAGATGAGGAACCTCCATCGGTAACCCAA ACAAAGCCACCTCCAAAATCCTCCCAGGCCGTCCCATCCCCACTGAAACCTACACCAGCAGCATCACTCTCTGGCAAAGCAGCTCCAGCAAAAACACTTCCACTGTCCCAAGGGAAGCCAGCACCAAAACCAGCAGTGCCAAAGCAGGCCAAAACCACACCGGGAAGGACTGCTGCTCCCACGAAGCCTGCTGAAAGTACAAAGCCAGTGGAGAGCTCTGACTCCTCAGGCAGTGAAGAGGAGGATCTCCCTGTGCCTGTCAGCCAGAAG agGTTAACAGAACAGCCTGGGCCTGTTCCCAACCGGAGCCAGGCTGCTAAAGCTGGGTTGCCTGAAAAAGCAGTGGGAAGCACCTTGAAAAGCCAGGCCTCAGAAAGTGGGAGCAGTGACTCGTCTGACAGCGAAGAGGAGTCCCCTGTGGCACAGACACAGCCTCCACAAGCTG tgaaaaccAATGCTGTGCCCCAGCCAACACACGTGAAGAAGGCACCAGCTCCAGCACCAGCGCCAGCCCCTCCACCTGTGGACAGCAGCGATGATTCCAGTGAGGAGTCGGATTCAGAGGAAGAAGTAGTCCCCCCTTCACAG AGTCTGTCCCAGCAGAACATCAAAGTAACCAAGGTTTCGAGCGCAGTGGCTGCCAAGGCTAATGCCACACTGCCTTCGGGGAAGGGGATAAAAGCGCCTGCTGTCCCTCCAGTTAGCAGAGTGTCTGAGAGCTCAAGTAGTGATTCCTCGGAGCATGATGTGCTGGCAGGAGAG GCCCCCACTCCTTGCCTAAAGCAAACGGTTCCTGTGGGAAAAGCTCCTCCAGCCAACACTGCCGCCCCGGAGGCTGCTTCGCTCCTGGGAAGTCCCACTGCCAAGTCGAGGAAGCCAggcctgcagccagcacagggCGCCCGGCTGAGCCAGGCCACGCCGCCCACCCAGGCAGAGGAGACCTCGGGCAGTAGCAGTTCCTCAGACAGTGACAAGGAGGAGCCATGCAAGCAGCCCCCCAAACCTG GCTCGCTGCAGAAACCAGCAGGGACCCAGCCAGCCCACAGCTCCTCCTCGGAGtccagtgaggaggaggaggcagcgtcGCAG TCCCTCCTCACAGGCTATCTGGGCCTCTCCAAGACCCCAACAGCACCCCAAGCGCCAAAGACTGTTCCCCCCCAGCCTGTAGGCAAAGTGGGGCAAGGGAAAGCAGCCGTGACTGCTGCAAACTCCCTTGCCAAGGCCTCCGGGAAAGCAGCCCCAGCTGACGGctccagcagtgacagcagcgACTCCGACACAGACGTCGACCAGGTGGCTGCAAACCACAAAGCAG aaaacaacCCCCCTCCAGGGCAGGAAGCCACACAAGCCTCCAACAAAGAGAAGGTGGCAGGAAAAACAGAACCAGGTCATGCCAGCCTCAAATCTTCCCCAGTCAAGAAAGCCCTGGCTGTGAAAGAGAATGATGTTGCAGCAAAAGGGGCACTGGTGACCCCATGGTCCTATGCAGCGTTCTCCATCCCACAATCAGAGGAGTCAAGCTCAGGGAGCGAAGACGAGGTCACCACTGCTGCCAAAGTTCCTGCAGTGCAGACAATGGAAGGgtcagaagagaagaagaagaagaaaaaggagaaaaaagaaaagaaggaaaagaagaaatcttccTCCACGGCAGACAAGGGTGTGAAAACATCTAAGAGCAAagacaaagagaataaaaagcagaaaacatctcAGAAGCGGAAACTGCCAGGAGAGGATGGGGCTGTTGGGCAGCCCAAGGAAAAGAAGCGGAAAGGGCAAGCTAACGAAGAagttaccaaaaagaaaaagaagaaagcagctgGTGACCTGGAGAAGTTGCCAggcagcaaggaaaagaaaaaatcagctaAAA